In Quercus robur chromosome 11, dhQueRobu3.1, whole genome shotgun sequence, the sequence GCCGCTAGGGTTTTAGTAATATTCGCTGACCAAAAACCCTATAGAGAGAAACACACACAATCTTCTTCCGAATTTCGAATCAGCTGCTCCCATGGCCGAAGAAGAAGCAGAGCAAAAGCacacgacgacgacgacgacgacgacgacgacggtCGTGGatgaaacaaagaagaagaagcggaagAGAAATAGGCCTAACAAGAATTCAGCTGCTGAGGAGGTTGAGCTGCCTCAAAaccatgaagaagaagaagctaacAAAGTCGAGGAGGAGAATGAAATgaagaaacagaagaagaagaagaagaaggataagaaggagaagaagttgaagattgaagaagagaaggaagaggaagaggaagaggaagagagagagaatggcgAGGAATcaaaggaggaggagaagaagaagaaggtgaagagtggtggtggtgggattATGAGCTCTGAGTCATTTGAATCTCTGGGTCTCTCTGAACCCACCCGCAATGCTATTAAGGATATAGGATTTCAACATATGACTCAGGTTTCttttgctttctctctctcactatgttttatttcttataattttgGTTTCCTCGTTTCAATTGAAGCTTAACTATCATTATTTAACAACATTTGACCATTAACAACTTGCTGTGAAAATATTTGGGTGATTATGTAAAAGTCTCTAGCAATGGAAATTGTCTCACTTTGTATAGAGCTAGAGAATGGATTTCATGCATAATTGTTTCATGGGTCATTATGTTATGTCTTGTGTGTTAATCAAATATAGTGTCTTTATTATACTTTCTTGTTGTAAGTTTATGTTTGAGGAAGAATGCTTATGCTTACTactattttttacttctttttctttaaaaatgcaATGTAGATTCAAGCGAGAGCAATTCCGCCACTCTTGCTTGGTAAAGATGTTCTTGGAGCTGCAAGGACAGGTTCTGGGAAAACTCTTGCTTTTCTAATACCAGCTGTCGAGTTGTTACATCACATCCGTTTTGCTCCTCGTAATGGAACCGGAGTCATCATTATTTGCCCAACAAGGGAGCTAGCAATACAAACCCATGCTGTGGCAAAAGACCTTCTTAAGTACCATTCCCAAACTCTTGGTTTGGTTATTGGTGGTTCAGCTAGAAGAACGGAAGCAGAGCGTATTGTCAAGGGAGTGAATTTATTAGTTGCAACCCCTGGTCGACTGCTTGACCATCTTCAAAATACCAAGGGATTCATGTATAAAAGCTTGAAGGTATTGCACACTCAATTCTTTAACAttattgatgttgttgttgttaatatttttctatGTATTATGCGCTATTAGCTGTTTAGGAGAATATTGCTATGGGTGATTTTCTCCTTGGAACTTGTTTTGTAACTTTAAACTTTTAACAGTATTGCTGTTGTAACCCGTCAGGGTGCATCCTAGTGTTTGGATGCTTGGGATGAGTTGTAGACCTAGACATCCTTTGTTTGATCCTCTACTAGGAGTTCCCTGGATTACGTGATACACGGTTCTGATTGATGGTGGTTTACTCCTAGGAGTGGGTCCAAAGGGCCCTACTTGGTGAGTTTCCAcgtcatctaaaaaaaaaaaaaagcattgctGTTATAAATTCTAATGTTGTCCTCAAATCATACCATGATATCCATTTTGGTAACTTCAAATGTTTACAGCACTTCTTCAATAATATTTACTAAACTAATCAAAGCATTTTGAATGTACACGGATGCTTCTACAAATCATATATCAAACAATATTATAGCAAAAATGCCGCAGCTGCTTTATACAGCATTTCTTTCAAGCAGCTGTCACAAAGCTACAACATTATGAAACAAGCCCTTCTTGGATTGCATTATGGGCCTACAACCTACCAACAAAGAAGAGATGATATGGATAGATACTGTTTAAGAATTTGATATTTGCTTAATAAATACGTACTATTTCTCAGTATTGCATATGAGTGATGGCAATGGTCCGTTTTTGAGAGGATTTTGAGTTGAATTTTGGCTAGTTTCTTGCTTAGGTTTGAGTTCACTCCTGTGTTTGATTACATTTGCCTCTAATAAATCTGGGGTGTGATTTATTCATTAGATAGAGTCTTTAGCTTATAAtgcatatttaattaatttctttgGAATGAGgcacattaattattttataaattatgagcATCAATATAGTTGAAGTCCATTTGTTTCCTCGGGCGAAGTTTTCTTTGAGACTAGGGATGGGAATGGGAAGAATTTCAGTTCACAAAAGACTAATATAATTGTAACCCCAAGGGTAGCACAATTGGCTAGGGACCATGCCCCATGAAGCATAGATCACTAGGTTGAACTTCCCCTTCCATGGGGCCAAAActtacttaacaaaaaaatattgtgttctcttgtgcttctttttgataatttgatagttggaggagggggatttgaaccctagatgttAGGTGGTGTcaccaattgagttacaaggctcttggtttttttttttttttggataattaaaTAGTTGGGGGTTCGGAGATTTGAACCTCAGATGTCTCTATTGGAAACACTATGGGATGCCAATCAGTTGGACTAGCATTCTTTTGTCTTTCATTGAGTCATCATACTGTTTAAATCCCTAATGTGTACTGACTTGATTGATTGTAAATTCCCCAAAGGTGACATTGATCGTAGCCAATATATTGCTTATTTACTCatccttattaaaaaaagaaaaaagaaaagaaaagaaaaagttggttTGTTCATCCTTAGTCTCTAgagattatataaaatagtcaATGCATGATCCCTATCTTAGTAGGGTTTTCTGTTGTGGCcaatttgtttaatatttaattttgttttttaaaaaatgtattcaCATCATTTGTGCCATTTTGATTCTATTAACCACTTAAAAAATTGTCTTGACCCAAAAAAACAGACCAGTAAAAGATTTGCAAGGGGCCTTAATTTTAAGTTGTTATGTGATGATATCttgaataatgttattttttcttaagtTAAAGCTAGTTATACCATGCAATTTCTCTATACACGTTCTAACtactgttttctttttaaaattgaaCTTGCAGTGTCTAATGATTGATGAAGCTGACAGGATACTAGAATCAAACTTTGAGGAAGAAATGAAGCAGATTATTAAGCTGCTACCAAAGGTAATCTATATGGCAATTATGCTGTGTCAAACTTTCACCAAATGTAACCGTAGAACCAGGTTGTGTTTGGTtcttaggaaaaaagaaaaagaaaaagaaatagaaaggaGAGGGTAATGGTGTGAAACTGACTTTGTTTCCCTAGCATTTCTAAactaatttagattttttttttccttcctccaTTTGGTACTTCCCAAGATCCCAGTGGAGGGAAAGTAAAGTTGTGCGTgaacaaatatttatttgttctgAAGAAGGTTATATTACTGGGCTGAGCAGACGTGCATTTTTTAACACAATGTTAACTTTACTGACAGAATCACGTtagtagaaataataaaaagaacatGTCAATTGAGGAAATAATAGAGAGTATGATTTTAGATAGAGTAGAATGGagaaaaagaatacatataGCTGACCTTAACTAATCTGTCAAGGATCCACAActgaccccaaaattttgggactaaggctttttATGTTGTTGTTAACTTTACTGACAAAGCAAGTTGATAAAATGCCTTACTTCTTGTAGTTGCAATAACTAGTTTTTCAACCTGGGTCTTGGTTGATAACTTTGCTTCCTTGGAATGGATGTACTAATTGAAAGAACCGTCTCACTTATTGGTTTCAATGAGCTTTGGTCCTATGACACTTCTCCTCCCACAAGAATGATTGGAGGGTGAggatatataaacacacacacacactatgtCAGCTAATTCATAGATTCCAATATTCTACCACTTGGAATTAGGATTGTGGCTCTGATGCTAGGAGTAGGACATTGCTGCTAAGGACATAGTTGTTATTTATTAGTCAATTTCTACATATAGcatgcaatttatttttttgaaaagcttCAGCTTTGTTTGGCAATGTATTGATTAGATCTGGAAATATTCTCATTTCCATTTACTCTCTCAGTTAGTAGTTGAAATCATTTGCTATAACATTTGTGGTAATATCCAAGGTTATTTAACTGATTGTGCATCACTACTCAACGTGCAGAATAGGCAAACCGCTTTATTTTCAGCTACCCAGACTAGGAAGGTTAGTCATTTCCAAACTACATGGTAGttaatcatttttatgttttacgttaaaaaatattttatgctatttatcattttaaattcattattttttggtgaaaataattttgtatcaacatactttttctcttcttgtgtgtgtgtgtataaatttAATAGTTTGGTTTTACTTTggattctaatttttatgtaaatttgTAGGTTGAGGATCTGGCACGCTTATCATTTCAGACAACTCCTATCTATATTGATGTTGATGCCGGGAGAAATAAGGTAGATAAATTTAATTTACATACTACTACTTGACATGCAGTACACAGAAATAGCTTTTTGTGACGGTGAGCGGTCTTCTATCAAATAATTGCTATTTACAGCTTTACTGCTGTCACATGTGTTAACTTGATATTTATTGTACATTTTCACACTAATGTTATTGGATGTCTTTGAGTATAAGGCTGTGGCTTTAAAATATGGCCTGGTAATATCGTCTTTTTAAGAATGAGACCCTCTTCATGTGGAAATCTAAGAAGTACGGACAATAATGCTGTGGACTGCATGCTTGTCCTCAGTGtgttgggagaaaaaaaaaaagatgttctAAAAATTCCTTGgattttagatattttaaagGTCTTGAATCTcttgatagtttttatttattttgaaaacttaaaataaacataaaatatgcctaaaaatatatattaattgattaagtAATTAAATATCGTATCTTCACCATTTGgtgtcctaatttttcaagaatttccATGTCCACATGTCCTGTGTCAGTGTCCTTGTTCATTTAACCACTTAGTTTGGATGTCCTGAATTTATATCATGTTGCTTCTTCTGCAGCCCTTACCTTTGAAATCTGACAAGGTCATGGGTGTTATAGGTCACCAATGAAGGGCTGCAGCAAGGCTATTGTGTTGTGCCCAGCGCCAAGAGATTTATTCTTTTGTATTCCTTCTTGAAAAGGAATATGTCAAA encodes:
- the LOC126705885 gene encoding DEAD-box ATP-dependent RNA helicase 51-like, with the translated sequence MAEEEAEQKHTTTTTTTTTTVVDETKKKKRKRNRPNKNSAAEEVELPQNHEEEEANKVEEENEMKKQKKKKKKDKKEKKLKIEEEKEEEEEEEERENGEESKEEEKKKKVKSGGGGIMSSESFESLGLSEPTRNAIKDIGFQHMTQIQARAIPPLLLGKDVLGAARTGSGKTLAFLIPAVELLHHIRFAPRNGTGVIIICPTRELAIQTHAVAKDLLKYHSQTLGLVIGGSARRTEAERIVKGVNLLVATPGRLLDHLQNTKGFMYKSLKCLMIDEADRILESNFEEEMKQIIKLLPKNRQTALFSATQTRKVEDLARLSFQTTPIYIDVDAGRNKVTNEGLQQGYCVVPSAKRFILLYSFLKRNMSKKVMVFFSSCNSVKFHSELLRYIQVDCLDYHGKQKQLKRTTTFFNFCKAEKGILLCTDVAARGLDFPDVDWVVQYDPPDDPKEYVHRVGRTARGEGAIGNALLFLIPEELQFLRYLKAEKVTVKEYEFDQKKLANVQSQLEKLVGSNYYLNQSAKDAYRSYILAYNSHSMKDIFDVHRLDLQAVAASFCFSNPPKVNLNIDSGASKFRRKMRKVEGGKHGFSESNPYGRHGHGDDKRQFTMH